The Megalops cyprinoides isolate fMegCyp1 chromosome 12, fMegCyp1.pri, whole genome shotgun sequence genome contains a region encoding:
- the LOC118787311 gene encoding tribbles homolog 2-like, with protein MNIQRSHPIYITRYGRSRHKSHDLEEVSPLKATESIQSFSPNLGFPNPPETINSSHCISRIGKYLLLELIEGDHVFRAANLHSGEELVCKVLAISRYREDLQAYFCLAAHTNINQIVEILLGDTKAYVFFAKSYGDMHSYVRSCKKLREDEATRLFYQIASAVAHCHGNGLVLRDLKLRKFVFKNEDRTMIMLESLEAVHVMRGADDMLGEKHGCPAYVSPEMVSGGGSYSGCAADVWSLGVMLYTMLVGRYPFQDVDPGSLFSKIRRAQFSLPEALTPKARCLIRSLLRRDPTHRLTAHDVLDHPWFSSEIHASAFRHHADNREVLDQAVPDVNMEELDEVSQ; from the exons ATGAACATACAGAGGTCACATCCTATTTACATAACGCGTTATGGCAGATCAAGGCATAAATCACACGACCTCGAGGAAGTGTCTCCTTTGAAGGCCACCGAATCGATTCAAAGCTTCAGCCCCAATTTAGGATTCCCAAATCCTCCAGAAACTATCAATTCTTCGCACTGCATTTCTCGCATTGGGAAGTACCTATTGTTGGAGCTAATTGAGGGAGACCACGTTTTCAGAGCAGCTAACCTGCACAGTGGAGAAGAGCTCGTATGCAAG GTGTTGGCTATCAGTCGATATCGGGAAGATTTACAGGCCTACTTTTGCCTCgctgcacacacaaatataaaccaAATAGTGGAGATCCTTCTTGGGGACACGAAAGCCTACGTGTTCTTTGCGAAGAGCTATGGGGATATGCACTCGTACGTGCGCTCCTGTAAGAAGCTGCGCGAAGACGAGGCTACCAGACTGTTCTACCAGATAGCGTCCGCTGTCGCACACTGCCACGGTAACGGACTGGTGCTGAGAGACCTTAAACTGAGGAAATTCGTCTTCAAGAATGAAGACAG GACCATGATTATGCTGGAGAGCCTGGAGGCAGTGCACGTCATGCGGGGAGCGGACGACATGCTGGGGGAGAAGCACGGCTGCCCGGCCTATGTGAGCCCGGAGATGGTGAGCGGCGGTGGCAGCTATTCGGGCTGCGCGGCGGACGTGTGGAGCCTGGGCGTCATGCTTTACACCATGCTGGTGGGGCGCTACCCCTTCCAGGATGTGGACCCTGGCTCGCTCTTCAGCAAGATCCGGCGGGCGCAGTTCAGCCTGCCTGAGGCGCTTACCCCGAAAGCCCGCTGCCTGATCCGCAGCCTGCTGCGAAGGGACCCCACCCACCGCCTCACGGCCCACGACGTCCTGGACCACCCCTGGTTCTCCTCTGAAATCCACGCGTCTGCGTTCAGGCACCACGCGGACAACAGGGAGGTGCTGGACCAGGCCGTTCCGGATGTGAATATGGAGGAGCTGGATGAGGTCTCACAGTGA